The segment CTGAAGAAGAAGAAACCGACATCAAAAACGGCAAAAAGAAAGTAACAAAGAAAAAGGTATTCCCTGGTTACGTGCTAGTCGAAATCGTCATGACAGACGATTCCTGGTATGTAGTACGTAACACACCTGGAGTCACAGGTTTCGTGGGATCAAGCGGATCCGGTTCCAAGCCAACGCCTCTATTGGATGACGAAATTGCATTCATCCTGAAGAGAATGGGCATGATGGAGAAGCAAGTCGAAGTAGACTTCGATCTGAAAGAATCCGTGAAAGTGACAGAAGGTCCTTTCGCAAACTTCACCGGACATATCGTCGAACTGGATAAAGACAAGCATAAAGTGAAAGTTTTAGTAAATATGTTTGGCCGTGAAACCCCTGTGGAGCTTGACTTTACACAGATTGAAAAATTATAATGTAAAAAAACTTGAAATAGTTTCGTAAAAATGATATTATTTCAAAGGTCAGTATGTCTCTGAAACAGAGACTATTAATAAAAAAATATTCTTTATTAAATATATAAAGAATGAGTTGAGTGGGAGGGAGAAATCCCAGATACCACATCACGGACTTAAGGAGGTGTGTCTCGTGGCTAAAAAAGTAATTAAAATGGTAAAGCTACAAATTCCGGCAGCGAAAGCTAACCCAGCACCACCAGTTGGACCAGCACTAGGTCAAGCAGGTGTTAACATCATGGGTTTCTGTAAAGAGTTCAACGCTCGTACAGCGGATCAAGCTGGATTGATTATCCCTGTTGAAATCACGGTTTTTGAAGACCGTTCATTTACATTTATTACGAAAACTCCACCTGCTGCAGTTTTACTTAAAAAAGCAGCTGGTATCGAGTCTGGTTCTGGTGAACCAAACCGTAATAAAGTTGCAACAGTTAAGCGT is part of the Sutcliffiella sp. FSL R7-0096 genome and harbors:
- the rplK gene encoding 50S ribosomal protein L11; translation: MAKKVIKMVKLQIPAAKANPAPPVGPALGQAGVNIMGFCKEFNARTADQAGLIIPVEITVFEDRSFTFITKTPPAAVLLKKAAGIESGSGEPNRNKVATVKRDKVREIAETKMPDLNAASVEAAMRMVEGTARSMGITIED
- the nusG gene encoding transcription termination/antitermination protein NusG — protein: MEKNWYVVHTYSGYENKVKANLEKRVESMGMQDKIFRVVVPEEEETDIKNGKKKVTKKKVFPGYVLVEIVMTDDSWYVVRNTPGVTGFVGSSGSGSKPTPLLDDEIAFILKRMGMMEKQVEVDFDLKESVKVTEGPFANFTGHIVELDKDKHKVKVLVNMFGRETPVELDFTQIEKL